One genomic segment of Desulfocapsa sulfexigens DSM 10523 includes these proteins:
- a CDS encoding efflux RND transporter periplasmic adaptor subunit produces the protein MNNLIRFTCLLVTCLFFSSSFANEVDEKQAKEIPNNSILVFEGKVSCSLSRAVPMPFTGTFTDIRIIPGQSVEEGETIAQYTLEESRAIQLGRELLFNELDDIRRHLELEKQNIIRLERTEKELKRLTAEKLSPQYTLEALQTELRLTRAYVSILTKRFTYADNFADKALKSVRKVLGDDTIISGQIPEIVKLKSPISGMVLSLHPLLRENSLLPEGTIIAQIGTMDTMLIHSLVYERDVIHLNIGDKVTFFPDSLPKRQFPATITSISWAPAIPDPDLPSYYQIEMTIKNNKFELRPGFKGRIEYKQLTR, from the coding sequence ATGAATAATCTAATCCGTTTCACTTGCTTACTTGTCACTTGTTTGTTCTTTAGCTCTTCTTTTGCCAACGAAGTTGACGAAAAGCAGGCAAAAGAAATCCCGAATAATTCCATCCTCGTTTTTGAGGGAAAAGTTTCCTGTTCACTGAGCAGAGCAGTCCCCATGCCTTTTACCGGGACCTTCACAGATATCAGGATCATCCCCGGGCAGTCGGTTGAAGAAGGTGAAACAATTGCTCAATATACTTTGGAAGAAAGCCGGGCGATCCAACTTGGAAGAGAACTTCTCTTCAACGAACTTGATGACATAAGACGCCATCTCGAGCTGGAAAAACAAAACATCATCCGACTTGAACGAACGGAAAAAGAACTCAAACGTTTAACAGCCGAGAAACTCTCCCCCCAATATACATTGGAGGCATTACAAACAGAGCTGCGCTTGACCCGTGCTTACGTATCAATTCTCACGAAACGATTCACCTACGCCGATAATTTCGCAGACAAGGCACTCAAGAGTGTGAGAAAAGTGCTTGGAGACGACACCATCATATCTGGCCAAATCCCTGAGATTGTAAAATTAAAATCTCCTATCTCTGGAATGGTCCTTTCACTCCATCCACTTCTCAGAGAAAACAGTTTACTCCCCGAGGGAACAATCATCGCCCAAATTGGAACCATGGATACCATGCTGATACACTCCCTCGTCTATGAAAGAGATGTTATTCACCTCAATATTGGCGACAAAGTAACTTTTTTTCCAGATTCTCTCCCAAAAAGACAATTTCCTGCAACAATTACGTCCATTAGCTGGGCCCCAGCCATCCCTGATCCAGACCTTCCGTCTTACTACCAGATAGAGATGACTATAAAAAACAATAAATTCGAATTACGTCCAGGATTTAAAGGTCGAATAGAATATAAACAGCTGACGAGATAA
- a CDS encoding ABC transporter permease — MRTTDLIRISSRQVLRQYRKNIGVIVTIILGTAGFIIMITMGRSIEENISHDLEIIGNATRIRILFKHIPTLDPRTDKREFKQNSIDGIKAIPGVDQVSSIVTRNDFVKISHLDTIGYFQMLGVDESFWKVHGSSTQAGILFSEKDLQQRRPVCILGQRTAHEIFNHLDPIDQFITINNTPFKVIGVLDAMSMPDKARTIFLPITTAQDRINSISPVNKLYIRCYSWDDIEDTINKIPLVVKKYQPNDEIEIFLPEELLARIKAISFGVKIFVQLALIATFVLGGIGIWNIMMMAVRSRTREIGLKKAIGAEDHDILFQFLAESLMLSIGATFIGFMLGWTGVTFTASILHNSPPKNLFWLSTGIGFSFSLILGIVAGLAPAIKASRMEVVTALRYE, encoded by the coding sequence ATGAGAACCACCGACCTCATCCGAATAAGTAGTCGGCAAGTGTTGCGACAATACCGCAAAAATATTGGCGTGATCGTTACAATCATCCTTGGAACTGCTGGATTTATTATTATGATTACCATGGGAAGGTCAATAGAGGAAAACATCAGCCACGACCTTGAAATTATAGGGAACGCCACCCGTATCAGAATTCTCTTCAAACATATCCCCACTCTCGATCCTCGCACAGACAAAAGAGAATTCAAGCAGAACAGCATCGACGGGATAAAAGCCATTCCAGGGGTCGATCAAGTCAGCAGTATTGTCACCAGGAATGACTTTGTCAAAATCTCACACCTGGATACCATTGGTTATTTTCAAATGCTCGGTGTTGATGAATCATTCTGGAAAGTACATGGTTCATCCACTCAAGCTGGTATCTTATTTTCTGAAAAAGATCTGCAGCAACGTAGGCCTGTATGCATTTTGGGGCAGAGAACTGCCCATGAAATTTTCAACCACCTGGATCCCATAGACCAATTTATCACTATTAACAACACCCCGTTTAAAGTTATTGGCGTTCTTGACGCCATGAGCATGCCTGATAAAGCCCGCACTATCTTTTTGCCGATAACTACAGCCCAAGACAGGATCAATTCAATAAGTCCAGTAAATAAACTCTACATCCGTTGCTACTCCTGGGATGATATAGAGGATACGATAAATAAAATACCTCTCGTAGTAAAAAAATATCAACCGAACGATGAAATAGAAATTTTTCTCCCTGAAGAACTTTTGGCCAGAATTAAAGCCATTTCTTTTGGAGTCAAAATTTTTGTCCAGCTTGCCCTGATTGCCACTTTTGTGCTTGGTGGAATAGGGATATGGAATATCATGATGATGGCCGTCCGCTCAAGAACCCGGGAAATCGGCTTGAAAAAGGCAATCGGTGCTGAAGACCACGATATTCTCTTTCAGTTTCTTGCAGAGTCTCTTATGCTGAGCATTGGTGCAACTTTTATCGGATTTATGTTAGGATGGACAGGGGTAACATTCACAGCTTCAATCCTCCATAATTCTCCTCCAAAAAATCTCTTCTGGCTGAGTACTGGCATTGGCTTTTCATTTTCTCTTATTCTTGGCATAGTAGCCGGTCTTGCGCCAGCCATAAAAGCCAGTAGAATGGAAGTGGTTACTGCTCTTAGATATGAGTAA
- a CDS encoding lipopolysaccharide biosynthesis protein, giving the protein MSPADNKSPQQVLSFRTIIFRSLALIGSKSVQDALLSLLFIWLARIDQSGYGLIVLGLSIVTLLRSLQSMGLDQYTLRELSASKSGTGPLLRQMALMKVLISGGSIFIFLTFALFIKQWPLQQITIISILLLSQCFEGMADTFFNLFRAEGKNINEGICRTVPNIIAFSYGAVCLFLHLDILFFSLLFLLSGGLKLSTAIFGARRLCYFSLKKNTEFPFKKNELISLALISGVSFLGTFYNEIQIFWIRQYHTFNDVAIYKVASDITGSICGAIAHLVIGAVLFPQLVSAFSDKNKEHFREVIRSFFKKIVLLGSGLAVLLAVFGGKIAFIIYGENYSVSEALVPFFGAAAFFSFINNFIIYSLLAMRLEKQLLIFLTIPVLCSIVLGPLLIADTGPLGGVLSLLGSRIILSIILIATLQKRIRFFDVADYKNTSLYWLGTIVLFILFLPVNYYVSGTLALSVYFLLVWREQRSDAQTNEP; this is encoded by the coding sequence ATGTCACCTGCTGACAATAAATCGCCTCAGCAGGTTTTATCCTTCCGCACCATCATCTTTCGTTCCTTGGCACTTATCGGTAGTAAGTCTGTACAGGATGCCTTACTTTCCCTTCTCTTTATCTGGCTTGCCCGTATCGACCAGTCCGGTTACGGCCTAATCGTTCTTGGGTTAAGTATTGTTACGCTACTCCGTTCACTGCAAAGCATGGGCCTGGATCAATACACCCTTCGGGAACTATCCGCATCCAAGAGTGGCACGGGCCCCTTACTGAGACAAATGGCCCTAATGAAGGTCCTCATTTCTGGAGGATCCATATTTATTTTTCTCACTTTCGCACTCTTTATCAAGCAGTGGCCTCTTCAGCAGATTACCATTATCTCTATCCTCTTACTTAGCCAATGTTTTGAAGGGATGGCCGATACATTTTTCAATCTTTTCCGAGCAGAAGGAAAAAACATTAATGAAGGCATCTGTCGGACAGTCCCCAATATTATTGCATTTTCCTATGGAGCAGTATGCCTTTTTCTCCATTTGGATATTCTTTTCTTTTCCCTACTCTTCCTACTAAGTGGTGGTCTAAAATTAAGCACAGCAATATTTGGTGCCCGAAGGCTATGTTACTTTTCCCTGAAAAAAAATACTGAATTCCCATTCAAGAAAAACGAACTGATTTCATTGGCACTTATCTCCGGCGTGAGTTTCCTTGGAACATTCTATAATGAAATCCAGATTTTTTGGATTCGGCAATATCACACCTTCAACGATGTTGCGATTTATAAAGTTGCCTCCGACATAACGGGATCAATCTGTGGAGCCATAGCTCATCTTGTCATCGGTGCGGTGCTCTTTCCGCAACTCGTCAGCGCATTTTCCGACAAAAACAAAGAGCATTTTCGAGAAGTAATCCGGTCTTTCTTCAAAAAAATCGTACTGTTAGGGAGTGGTCTCGCCGTTCTCCTCGCTGTTTTTGGAGGTAAGATTGCCTTCATCATATATGGGGAAAACTACTCTGTTTCTGAAGCTCTCGTTCCATTTTTTGGTGCTGCCGCATTTTTCTCTTTTATAAATAATTTTATTATTTATAGCCTGTTAGCAATGAGGCTAGAAAAACAATTGCTTATATTCCTTACGATACCAGTTTTATGCAGTATCGTACTTGGCCCTCTCCTTATAGCCGATACAGGTCCGCTGGGAGGTGTCCTCTCTCTTCTGGGCAGCAGGATCATATTGTCAATCATCCTTATCGCCACTTTACAGAAAAGAATCCGCTTTTTTGATGTGGCAGACTATAAAAACACATCTCTTTACTGGCTGGGAACGATAGTTCTTTTTATACTTTTCCTACCAGTTAATTATTATGTCTCAGGTACATTGGCATTATCCGTTTACTTTCTATTGGTCTGGCGTGAACAAAGGTCTGACGCCCAAACAAATGAGCCATAA
- a CDS encoding TolC family protein, which produces MTRQHLSYILLLIIYPYLLLHTPTVQAAETDGPDTTIPEKITDFQTCAVTGVKRIPQLQRSKIEIDIRHLDEDDSRWSYVPTLSLSSYYYFSEDEATISFNAANYRPWEPYYTLQARKLITHIVMLKHVQATAQALYKLADTFLQLFVTDQNESHYKQIVDLSQKRLHYAKQRYESGLTTDLEIEFEEQRNAFIAAEYEGNAIKRDALLNGLCISMNLPDPTVFDLDAPQVLKQILGNSPLSTPQSSPQPKDSIEQQIMQIKGILQQKNITLAYSKFLPDFSIGFRSPDVLNVSVNDDQEYFLYAGMSLTLWDGNKRSRDITRQKMVLRQMDFEKKEIENNDSLEWLKATQQYSSAKSAYALSQSIEKLNNIQMKKREIDYARGTIELPELIDHQIALHRKSLDTIQKQFSLNKATLKLRHLSGQLLKDTFNISLADIPYE; this is translated from the coding sequence ATGACCCGACAACATCTATCATACATACTGTTACTCATAATTTATCCCTACCTGCTCCTTCACACACCAACTGTTCAAGCAGCAGAAACGGATGGACCAGATACTACCATCCCTGAAAAAATAACTGATTTCCAGACATGTGCAGTAACCGGCGTGAAAAGGATACCACAACTACAAAGAAGTAAAATAGAAATAGATATCAGACATCTTGACGAGGATGACAGTCGCTGGTCCTATGTTCCCACTCTATCGCTCTCCAGTTATTATTATTTTTCAGAAGATGAAGCCACAATTTCATTTAACGCCGCAAATTACAGGCCTTGGGAACCCTATTACACTCTGCAGGCAAGAAAACTAATTACCCATATCGTCATGCTCAAACATGTACAGGCGACTGCTCAAGCCTTGTATAAATTAGCGGACACGTTTTTACAGCTTTTTGTGACCGACCAAAATGAAAGCCATTACAAACAGATAGTGGACCTTTCTCAAAAAAGGCTGCATTATGCTAAACAACGGTACGAGAGTGGCCTGACTACAGATCTTGAAATAGAATTTGAGGAACAAAGAAATGCCTTTATTGCTGCGGAATACGAAGGTAATGCGATAAAACGTGATGCACTACTCAATGGCCTGTGTATTTCAATGAATTTACCGGATCCTACAGTATTTGATCTTGACGCCCCGCAGGTACTCAAACAAATTCTTGGCAATTCCCCCCTCTCCACCCCACAAAGTTCCCCCCAACCAAAGGATTCAATTGAACAACAAATCATGCAAATAAAAGGGATTCTACAACAAAAAAATATAACACTTGCCTATTCCAAATTTCTACCTGATTTCTCAATAGGTTTTCGTAGCCCCGATGTTTTGAATGTAAGTGTCAATGATGACCAGGAATACTTTTTATATGCCGGCATGAGCCTTACCCTCTGGGATGGGAATAAACGATCCCGGGATATTACCAGGCAGAAAATGGTTCTTCGACAAATGGATTTTGAAAAGAAAGAAATCGAAAACAACGATTCCCTGGAATGGCTGAAGGCCACACAGCAATATTCATCTGCTAAATCCGCATATGCTTTGTCTCAATCAATTGAGAAACTCAATAATATACAGATGAAAAAAAGGGAAATTGACTATGCAAGAGGGACAATTGAACTTCCTGAACTTATCGATCACCAAATTGCATTACACAGGAAATCATTAGATACGATCCAAAAGCAATTCTCTTTAAATAAGGCAACCCTTAAACTTCGGCACCTCTCTGGACAGCTTCTAAAAGATACTTTCAACATTTCTTTAGCAGATATTCCCTATGAATAA
- a CDS encoding ABC transporter ATP-binding protein, with product MSKQQKTSNLIDLQGITKSYQTQGKDVSVLRKIDMTVLRNEMVAIMGPSGSGKSTLLFILGLFLSPTTGKYLVNDTNILELSRGHQAQFRREHIGFVLQGADMFEHSTVYENIEYPLIYAKSKPSLRPERIHQVLEQVNLTHRMHHSSNKLSGGERQRVAIARAIVNKPAVILADEPTGQLDSDNSQQIMECFRSIASSTDTAMILVTHDQNVAEKCDQVLHIENGELLSEK from the coding sequence ATGAGTAAACAACAAAAAACAAGTAATCTTATCGACCTTCAGGGAATAACCAAATCTTACCAGACTCAAGGAAAGGACGTCTCTGTCCTTCGCAAAATAGACATGACTGTGTTAAGAAATGAGATGGTAGCCATAATGGGGCCATCCGGTTCAGGGAAGTCAACACTTCTTTTTATTCTCGGACTGTTCCTTTCACCCACCACCGGAAAATATCTCGTTAACGATACAAACATCCTTGAGCTTAGTCGGGGGCATCAGGCACAATTCCGCAGAGAGCATATTGGGTTTGTGCTCCAGGGCGCCGATATGTTTGAACACTCAACTGTATATGAAAACATTGAATACCCTCTTATTTACGCTAAAAGCAAGCCATCACTCCGACCAGAAAGAATTCATCAGGTTCTTGAGCAGGTCAACCTGACTCATCGCATGCATCATTCATCCAACAAACTTTCCGGTGGAGAAAGACAACGAGTTGCCATTGCCAGAGCAATAGTCAACAAACCTGCAGTTATTCTCGCCGATGAACCAACTGGCCAACTCGATTCTGATAATTCACAGCAAATTATGGAATGTTTCAGATCCATTGCATCATCTACCGATACAGCCATGATTTTAGTTACTCACGATCAAAACGTTGCTGAAAAGTGCGACCAGGTCTTACACATAGAAAATGGAGAACTGCTTTCAGAAAAGTAA